The Aestuariibaculum lutulentum genome segment GAAGGTTCATGTTACTCAGCAGGAAACGATATTTGAACTGGAAAGTGAAAAGGAATTGAAGATTTTGTTAAATAATGAATTACAGGTAATTACTCCTAATAATTATGAAAATGTCTCTGGCTAATCTAAAAATACATGGCATTTTAAAATTAGGTTTTGTTCTTTTTACAATAGCCTTAAATAGTGCCTGTAAAAATGATACAAAGGCAAAAGAAGTAGTATCTTATACCGATGTTAAAATTTCAGAATACAAGGATTTGGAACGCATAGAACCTTTAAATTGGTGGGTAGGATTTAAAAATCAAGAGTTACAATTGTTGGTTAAAAGTCCTGGTATTTCCAAGGCGCAACCGGAAATTAATTACTCGGGAGTAACCATTACATCTGTAAATAAAGGCGAAAGTCCAAATTATTTGTTTATCGATTTGCTTATTGATCATCAAACGAAACCGGGGAAATTTAATATTGAATTTAGGTTTGAAAATGGCGAGGTAAAAACACAAACTTATGAATTAAAACCAAGAATCAAGTCGGCGGACAATTATGTTGGTTTTAATAGTTCGGATGCGATTTATTTGATAACACCCGATCGCTTTTCAAACGGAAACCCTTCTAACGATATTAATGTAAATCTGTTAGAAAGAGTGATTGACAGAACTAATGATTATGCGCGTCATGGTGGTGATATAAAAGGAATTACCAATCACTTGGATTATATTGAAGATCTAGGGTTTACAGCCATCTGGCCATGTCCGTTACTTACTAACGATATGCCTGAAAGTTCATATCATGGCTATGCTATGACCGATTTTTATGAAATCGACCCACGTTTTGGAACTTTAGAGGATTATCTGGAATTATCCGAAAAAGCACGAGAAAAAGGAATCAAACTTATCATGGATCAGGTGGCGAATCACTGTGGATCGGAGCATTGGTGGATGAAAGATTTGCCGTTTTCAAATTGGGTAAATCAGCAGAAAACCTTTGAAAATAAAGAGCATCTAACAAATTCTAATCACAGACGTACAAGTAATCAGGATCCTTATGCATCTGCGAAAGATAAGCAGGACATGAGTGATGGCTGGTTTGTACCTTCTATGCCTGACTTGAATCAGAAAAATCCGTTTATGGCCAAGTACATCATTCAGAATAGTATTTGGTGGATAGAAACTGCAGGATTAGGTGGTATTCGTCAGGATACTTATCCGTATTCCGATAAAGAGTTTATGAGTCGTTGGGCGGGAGCTATTATGAATGAATATCCTAATTTTTCCATTGTTGGAGAGGAGTGGAGTATTAATCCGTTAATTATTGGCTACTGGCAGGAAGGTGCGAATAATCGGGATGGTTACGATTCCAATTTAAAATCTCCAATGGATTTTGCCATGCAACGCCAGATTGTAAATGCTATGAATGAAGAGGAAGGTTGGGATACCGGATTCATTAAAATGTATGAAGGACTGGCTAACGACTTTTATTATGCCTCACCAAAAGACATACTCATTTTTGCCGATAACCATGATATGAGCCGTATTAGTACTCAGGTTTATGATGATGTCGATAAGATAAAAATGGTTTTAGGATATATTTTTATTATGCCAAGAATTCCTCAGTTTTACTATGGTACCGAAATATTAATGAACGACACGGCTAAACCTGGCGACCACGGATTAATTCGAACTGATTTTCCTGGTGGTTGGGAAGGTGATTCAGTCAACGCGTTTACCGGAAAAGGATTGTCAAAAAAACAATTAGACATGCAGCAGTTCGTTAAAAAAATAGTGAAATACAGAAAGGGAAGTAAGGCCATTCATGAGGGGAAGACCATTCATTTTGCTCCGGAAAATGGTATGTATGTCTTGTTTCGTGTTTTAAATGATGAGGTTGTTGTTGTTATTTTGAATAAAACATCTGAAATAAGTTTGTCAACTTCAAGGTTTGAAGAGCTTGGTTTAAAAGGAAAGAACATTAAAAATATAATTAGTGGTGATATAAGTGTTTGGGAAGATTCTATTACAATCAAACCTAATGGGGTCACTTTATTTTCAACTAAAAATTAAAACTAAAAAATAAGATATAATAATGAAAAAACTAATGTTATTAATCCCAGCTTTAATCATCTTCATTTCGTGTAAAAACGAAAAGAAACAGGTTGTGCAGGAATCTGAAATATCTCAGGAAATAAAGGTAATTGAGCCTATTAATAATGCTGTTTTAGAATCTGCAGTTATTTACGAAGCCAATATTCGTCAGTATTCTAACGAAGGTTCGTTTAAGGCCTTTACTCAAGATATTCCGCAGTTAAAAGAATTAGGGGTGAAAATTATCTGGTTGATGCCCGTATTTCCAATTTCAGAAACTAATAGAAAAGCCACCGGAGGTGATTTTGCTTATAAAATTGAAGATGAGGCCGAACGCGATAAAATGTTAGGAAGCTATTATGCGGTTTCCGATTATACCAAGATAAATCCTGAATTCGGAACTATTGAAGATTTCAGAAATCTGGTTAAAACAGCTCACGATAATGGCATTTATGTCATCTTAGATTGGGTGCCAAATCACACAGGTTGGGATCATGAATGGATAAAAAATCACCCAGATTATTACACCCAAAACGATAAAGGTGAGATTATAGATCCAATTAATCCCGATACCGGAGAATCGTGGGGTTGGGGAGACGTGGCCGATTTAAACTATGACAATCCTGAAATGCGTAAAGAAATGATTGCCGATATGAGTTATTGGATTACCGAAGAAGGTGTAGATGGGTTCCGATGTGATGTGGCAAGCAATGTGCCAACCGATTTTTGGGCGCAGGCCATTCCTGAACTTCGAGCAAAGAAGGACATTTTTATGTTGGCCGAAGCCGGACAGCCGGAGTTGATGAAAGCTAATTTATTTGATATGGGCTATGGCTGGGAATTTCATCACATTATGAATGAAGTCGCACAAAGTAAAATGAATGTAAACGATATAAAAACTTATATTGAGAAAAGCAAAACGGAATACGAATCGGATGATATTTTGATGAACTTTGTTACCAATCACGATGAAAATTCATGGAATGGTACCGTAAAAGAGCGCTTAGGTGAAGCTTCTAATTTAATGACAGCTCTGACTTATGTGATGCCCGGCATGCCATTAATTTATTCAGGACAGGAATACGGTTTAGATTACCGATTAAAGTTTTTTGAAAAAGATTCTATCCCAAAAATAAAAGGTGCAACATGGAATCTATTAAAGGAATTAGGTCAACTGAAAAGTACCAATCCAGCTTTAAATGGCGGGAAAACTTCCGCAGAATTAAAGGTTTTAGATGTTGAAAATCCAGATGTTTTGATTTTGCAGCGATATAAAGAAAAAAACAAACTTGTTTTTATTGGTAATTTTTCAAAAGTTGAACTAGAGGTGGATTTACCTATCTCAGGGCATTTTATCAACTTTAAAACCAATACGCCTGTAGAATTTAGTCAAGACAAAAAGTTAAGATTAGAACCTTGGGAATACAAAATTCTAATTAGCAAATAGCAGAATAAACTAACTAAATAAAATAAGCATGAAGAGGCAGAATATATATATACTGCTGTTTACTCTATTAACCTGTTTCGGAGTAACAGCACAACAACTTTCATCGCCAGATGGAGATGTTGTCATGGAGTTTTCCTTAAACTCAGATGGAGCACCGGTTTATCAAATAGCTTTCAAAAATAAAGCAGCTGTAAAATCAAGTAAACTTGGATTTACACTTAAGGAAACTGAAAATATGGATAGTGGATTTTCAGTTTTAGATACACAAACATCAACATTTGATGAAACCTGGAAACCGGTTTGGGGAGAGGAAAGTGAGATTAAAAACCATTATAATGAACTTCTTGTTCGTTTAAAACAGGAATCAACAGAGCGTTTAATGAATATTCGTTTCCGCGCATTTAACGAAGGCGTTGGATTCCGTTATGAGTTTCCTGAACAACCTAATTTAGGGCACTTTATTATTGAAGACGAAAAAACACAGTTTGCTATGACAGGCGACCATACGGCATTCTGGATTCCGGGTGATTATGATACCCAGGAATACGATTATACAGAATCTCGCTTGTCTGAAATTCGTGGATTGATGGATAAATCGATTACCGAAAACTTGTCTCAAAAATCATTTTCTTCAACTGGCGTTCAAACGTCATTAATGATGAAAACCGATGAAGGTCTGTATATCAATATTCACGAAGCAGCATTAATTGACTTTTCAGTATTACACCTCGAATTAGATGACGAAACTATGGTGTTTAATGCTTGGTTAACTCCAGATGTTCAAGGAACCAAACCATATTTGATTGCGCCTTCAAATACGCCTTGGCGTACCGTTATGATTAGTGATGATGCCCGAGATATTTTAGCATCACGAATGACCTACAATTTAAATGAACCTTGTGCTCTTGAAGATACGTCGTGGATTAAACCCGTGAAGTATGTTGGCGTTTGGTGGGAAATGATTACAGGAAAAAGTTCCTGGTCTTATACCAATGATTTTAAAGCCGTGAAATTAGATGCCACCGATTATAGTAAAGCAACACCGAATGGTACGCATGCTGCTAACAATAAACGTGTAAAAGAATTAATAGATTTTGCTGCATTGCATGGTTTTGATGGTGTTTTAGTTGAAGGCTGGAATGTTGGCTGGGAAGATTGGTATGGGCATTCTAAAGATTATGTCTTCGATTTTGTTACCCCATATCCCGATTTTGATGTCGATGAGATTCAGGCTTATGCCAAATCTAAAGGAGTTGAAATGATTATGCATCACGAAACGTCTTCATCAGTTAGAAATTATGAAAGACATCTAGATGAAGCTTATCAGTTTATGAAAGATCATGGTTATAATGCCGTGAAGAGTGGTTATGTGGGTGATATTTTGCCAAGAGGTGAAAATCATTACAGCCAGTGGATGATTAATCATTATCAGTATGCAATTGAAAAGGCAGCCGAATACGAAATTATGGTAAATGCTCATGAAGCTGTTAGACCAACCGGAATTGCCAGAACCTATCCGAATTTAATAGGAAACGAATCGGCGCGTGGTACCGAATATCAGGCATTTGGTGGTTCGAAACCTAATCATGTAACGGTATTGCCATTTACACGTTTAATTGGTGGTCCTATGGATTATACACCTGGTATATTTGAAATGGACATTAGTAAATTAAATCCGAATAATAATTCACATGTTAATAGTACCATTGCGAATCAGTTGGCGCTTTACGTTACTATGTATAGCCCATTGCAAATGGCTGCCGATTTACCGGAAAACTATAATAAGTTTTTAGATGCTTTTCAGTTTATAAAAGACGTTGCAGTAGATTGGGATAAAAGTATGTACTTGGAAGCCGAGCCTGGCAACTATATTACGATTGCAAGAAAGGCTAAGGGCACAAACAACTGGTTTGTAGGTAATGTCAATGGAAAAGTGAGTCGCGAGTCGAATATCTCTTTAGACTTCTTAGATAAAGGGAAAAAATATATCGCAACGATTTATGCAGATGCCAAGGATGCCGATTATAAAACGAATCCTCAGGAATACACTATTAAAAAGATGAAGGTAACTAATACATCTAAATTATCATTAAAGAGTGTGGAAGGTGGAGGATATGCTATTAGTATAGTGGAAGAGTAACTAAAATATAAGAGTTAATTTTAAGAGTTGTTTAAAAGCGGTTTGGTTATCTAAACCGCTTTTTTGTTTCACGATTACATGCGGTTTATGAAATAAATTCAATTAGGTTATTTTTCTTTATTCCTTGTTAAAGCTATTAAGCCTAAAATAGGACCAATAGAAAGGACTATATACAGATGTTTGGGGTTTATTTCGTTTTGTAGATTAGTAATTAATTGAATGCTGAAGATGGTAATAGCAAAACCAATACAGTTCACAATTGTTAAGGCTGTTCCTTTTATTTCTGTTGCTACATTCGTAGCTACCAACGTTGAAAATTGGGGTGAATCAGAGACAACAACCATACCCCAGAATAAAATAACAAGAAGAAATAGATGATGATTTAAACTAAACAAAAAGGGAGATAAAAGACAGCATATACAGGATAACAAAAGCGAAAGGAAAGCTACTTTTTTAGATCCTATTTTTTTTGATATATAACCTCCTAAAATACAGGACAGGCCTCCGGCAGCAATTATGAAAAATGAAACCAGCGGAATGTTAGTATTGAAATGTGTGTGAATATCATTGTAGGTTTTTAAAATAAAGGGAACAAAGGTCCAAAATGCATAAAGTTCCCACATATGTCCAAAATAACCAAAAGCCGCTGAGCGGAAGGATTGATTTTTAAACACACTAAAAAAGGCTGATAAATTTAAGTGGTGACTTGCTTTTCTAAAAGGACCGTCAGGAACTAGAGAAAACATTAATATACCTCCAATAGATGCTAATACCGATGTTGAAATTATAACCGACTTCCAGGGGTAAACAGAACTTAGGTCTTTTAGTAAGTGAGGCAGTGCTGTTCCTAAGACTAAAGCTCCTACTAAATATCCCAGGGATTTGCCAAGTCCTTTTTCGTAATAATCGGCTGCTATTTTCATACCAACGGGGTAAATGCCAGCCAGACAAAACCCTGTTAAAAATCTAAATGTTAAAATGCTCCATAACTGATTATGTTCTATTGTTATTCCTAAATTAAAACTGGCTCCTAAAATGGCACAGACCAAAAAAACTTTAGAAGGAGAAAACCTATCGGAAATAGTAAGGATGGCAAATGCAAGCGTTCCAATTATAAACCCGAATTGAACAGCCGAAGTTAAATCTCCGATAACTGAAGTTTTTAAATCATAACTTTCAATCAAATCATTTAATACGGCATTACCGGCAAACCAAAGGGATGTGCAGAAGAACTGGCAAAAAACAATTACAGGGAGTATACTTTTAGTCGGTTTCATAACACCAATTTATGAAACTTAAAATTAAGAAGTTCTATTGTTTATAGTGCATCAATCTTTAATGAGGTCATGGTTAATGACCCGGCTACAGGTTTATCGTTAAACAAGGTCACTTTTTCATCCTCTTCTTTTAGAGCCAATGCATAGAGTAGAGGAAGGTAATGTTCGGGCGTAGGAATGGCCAAATCAAAGGCTTTACCTTGCGACCTAAAATTAATTAAACTGTTATGGTTGTTATTTAAAATGAAGCTTTTCATTTTTTCGTTGGCTTCTGTTGCCCAATCGTAGGCATATTCTTCGTTGAGTTTATTCCATGCCACCATACGCAAATTGTGCACCATATTTCCGCTTCCAACAATTAATACGCCTTTATGTCGTAATTTATTGATTTGTTTGGCAAGTTCGTAATGGTATTTAGGAGATTGTGTGTAATCAATACTCATTTGTATTACAGGAATATCGGCATTAGGGTAGAGGTGCTTAATTACACTCCAAGCCCCGTGATCAAGTCCCCATTTTTCGTCCAAACCAACTTCCGTTTTTGTAATGATGTTTTTGGTTTCCTGTGCTAATTCAGGGCTGCCTGGTGCAGGGTATTCTACATCGAATAAAGCTTGAGGAAAACCACCAAAATCGTGTATAGTTGGTGGATTTTGCATGGCAGTTACATAAGTTCCTCGCGTTTCCCAATGCGCAGAAATACATAAAATGGCATTTGGTCTTGTAAGTTCTTGCCCAAGTTTTCTAAAATTCCTAACAAACTCATTTTCTTCAATAGCATTCATAGGGCTACCATGACCAAGGAATAATACAGGCATTTTGCCTGTATTATTCATGGTAGAGGTCATTTTATCTAAATCTTTCAAAGTCATACTCGAACCTATTAATGGCAGTAATGCCAATGATTTTAAAAACTTTTTTCTATCCATTTCATAAGAATAAACTTTATGAAACTTGTTTTGTAAACTGTACTTCAGCAGCGATTTTTACTTCGTCGGCTACTAATACACCTCCCGTTTCTAAAGCGGCATTCCAGTTTAACCCCCAGTCTTTACGATTAATTTTCCCTGTAATTTCAAGCGCTAACTTTTCGTTGCCCCATGGATCTGTATTTGTTCCTCCATATTCAACATCTAGAACAACATCTTTGCTAATGCCTTTTATGGTTAAAACACCGGTTAATTTATATTCGTCGTCGTCAACCTTAGTTAACGATTTGCTTTCAAAAGTCATAAATTCATGGTTTTCAACATCGAAAAAATCGGCACTTTTTAAGTGTGTATCTCTGTCTGCATTATTTGTTGAAATGGAAGCAGTTTCAATTTTTACAGTAACAGGAGAAGAAAAAATATCTTCGCCCTCTATGGTTGCTTCATAGTTTGTAAAAGCACCTTTTACATTAGAGATCATTAAATGTTTTACTTTAAAACCTATTTCGCTGTGTGATGGGTCGATAACCCATTTTGTTGTAGACATAATATTTGTTTTTAAATGGTTAATGATTGTCCTACAAATTTAAAATCTATTAAAGCTTTATTTTTTATACTATTCGGAAGTGCTTAGGTAATTTTAGGAAATGAGTGCGTTTTGAATCTCTTCACGGAAGTCTCCAGGTGATTGGCCAGATTTTTTCTTGAATACTTTTGAAAAATATGATCCCTCGTTATAGCCTAATTCGAAAGCTATTTCAGAAACGGTTTTGTTTGTTGATAATAGTAAATTCTTCGCCTCAATAAGTTTTCGGGTTTCAATAATTTCCGAAACACTTTGCTCCATAATATTCTGGCAAATAATATTCAGGTTTCTCGAGGACATAAAAAGCTTTTCGGCATAAAATTCAACACCCAACGGGCGATGATAGTTTTCTTCAAGTATGCTCAGGAAATTTTTAAACGTGGTGTTTTCAGTTTTATTAAGCGTGTTGTTTTCCGATGTTTCTTTTTTGCGTTCTACTTCAATCATCGTAAAAATAACGCTTAACAATTGCCTGATAATACCGTAATTAGGATTTTTCTGTTGTGTTTCATCAAAAATCATATTGCTCAAGGTAATCAAGCGTTTAAAGCAGTAATTGTCTTCAAGTTTTAGGTTAGCCTGATTATGATATAATGAATATAGCTGAAACGTGGTCTCGGGAATAAATTCGCTTTTAAATCGAATGGCCCAAATGTCGCAAATGCCATTTACAGGTTTAGGGATGACGCGATGCATTTTTCCTTTGGTAATAAACGTAATAAATGGAGCTTTAATGGTCACCGAATCGAAATCTATGAAATGCTCTAATTCGCCCTCGACACCAATAAGTAATTCTTCAAAATCATGGTTGTGAGGTTCGTCAGGTTGTGCAGCAATTTTAGCGGCTTCTAAAGCATCTACCTTAAAGATTTGAAACAGTTGATTCATAAAAGTATTTGTTTGTTTTCTGATACAGAAATATACAAAAAAAGGATTCTTTTTAGGAATCCCATTTTTGTTTTAACGTTTGGTTATCGTTTATAAAACCTCACTTATAGATTTAGCTAAAGGGGTTGTAGGTCTTCCTAACAATTTAGAAAGCTGATGATTATCGTCAAATAAATCACCTTTTGAGGCAGAAACATCCCAGCTCGCCAGTCCTTTTGCTAATCCTTCTGGTAACCCAACTTGCAATAAAATACCAGCGTAAGCCTCTTCAGGAAGATTATTATAAGGGATGGTTTTTCCTGTTTGTTTTGATAGCTCGGCTGCCAAATCGGTTAACGAATAACTTTCATCACCTGCAAGTTCAAAAACTTTTCCTTTATGTTCTTCGTTTGTAATTACTATTGCTAAAGCTTCGGCATAATCTAATCGGGCTGCAGATGAAATTTTTCCATCGCCAGCACTACCTATGAATCCACCGTTTTGAATAGCACTTGGTACTGAAGCTGTATAATTTTCGGTATACCAACCATTGCGTAAAATGGTGAAATTTAATCCGGAATTTTTCAGTTCCTGTTCAGTATTTAAATGTTCGCCAGCTAAGTTTAATGTTGAAGTATCAGCTCTTAAAAGGCTGGTGTAAACTATCCACTTCACATTTAGTTTTTTTGCTGCATCAATAACATTTTTATGTTGTCTGGCGCGTTGACCTATTTCGTTAGCCGAA includes the following:
- a CDS encoding glycoside hydrolase family 13 protein — translated: MKMSLANLKIHGILKLGFVLFTIALNSACKNDTKAKEVVSYTDVKISEYKDLERIEPLNWWVGFKNQELQLLVKSPGISKAQPEINYSGVTITSVNKGESPNYLFIDLLIDHQTKPGKFNIEFRFENGEVKTQTYELKPRIKSADNYVGFNSSDAIYLITPDRFSNGNPSNDINVNLLERVIDRTNDYARHGGDIKGITNHLDYIEDLGFTAIWPCPLLTNDMPESSYHGYAMTDFYEIDPRFGTLEDYLELSEKAREKGIKLIMDQVANHCGSEHWWMKDLPFSNWVNQQKTFENKEHLTNSNHRRTSNQDPYASAKDKQDMSDGWFVPSMPDLNQKNPFMAKYIIQNSIWWIETAGLGGIRQDTYPYSDKEFMSRWAGAIMNEYPNFSIVGEEWSINPLIIGYWQEGANNRDGYDSNLKSPMDFAMQRQIVNAMNEEEGWDTGFIKMYEGLANDFYYASPKDILIFADNHDMSRISTQVYDDVDKIKMVLGYIFIMPRIPQFYYGTEILMNDTAKPGDHGLIRTDFPGGWEGDSVNAFTGKGLSKKQLDMQQFVKKIVKYRKGSKAIHEGKTIHFAPENGMYVLFRVLNDEVVVVILNKTSEISLSTSRFEELGLKGKNIKNIISGDISVWEDSITIKPNGVTLFSTKN
- a CDS encoding alpha-amylase family glycosyl hydrolase, yielding MKKLMLLIPALIIFISCKNEKKQVVQESEISQEIKVIEPINNAVLESAVIYEANIRQYSNEGSFKAFTQDIPQLKELGVKIIWLMPVFPISETNRKATGGDFAYKIEDEAERDKMLGSYYAVSDYTKINPEFGTIEDFRNLVKTAHDNGIYVILDWVPNHTGWDHEWIKNHPDYYTQNDKGEIIDPINPDTGESWGWGDVADLNYDNPEMRKEMIADMSYWITEEGVDGFRCDVASNVPTDFWAQAIPELRAKKDIFMLAEAGQPELMKANLFDMGYGWEFHHIMNEVAQSKMNVNDIKTYIEKSKTEYESDDILMNFVTNHDENSWNGTVKERLGEASNLMTALTYVMPGMPLIYSGQEYGLDYRLKFFEKDSIPKIKGATWNLLKELGQLKSTNPALNGGKTSAELKVLDVENPDVLILQRYKEKNKLVFIGNFSKVELEVDLPISGHFINFKTNTPVEFSQDKKLRLEPWEYKILISK
- a CDS encoding glycoside hydrolase family 97 protein, whose translation is MKRQNIYILLFTLLTCFGVTAQQLSSPDGDVVMEFSLNSDGAPVYQIAFKNKAAVKSSKLGFTLKETENMDSGFSVLDTQTSTFDETWKPVWGEESEIKNHYNELLVRLKQESTERLMNIRFRAFNEGVGFRYEFPEQPNLGHFIIEDEKTQFAMTGDHTAFWIPGDYDTQEYDYTESRLSEIRGLMDKSITENLSQKSFSSTGVQTSLMMKTDEGLYINIHEAALIDFSVLHLELDDETMVFNAWLTPDVQGTKPYLIAPSNTPWRTVMISDDARDILASRMTYNLNEPCALEDTSWIKPVKYVGVWWEMITGKSSWSYTNDFKAVKLDATDYSKATPNGTHAANNKRVKELIDFAALHGFDGVLVEGWNVGWEDWYGHSKDYVFDFVTPYPDFDVDEIQAYAKSKGVEMIMHHETSSSVRNYERHLDEAYQFMKDHGYNAVKSGYVGDILPRGENHYSQWMINHYQYAIEKAAEYEIMVNAHEAVRPTGIARTYPNLIGNESARGTEYQAFGGSKPNHVTVLPFTRLIGGPMDYTPGIFEMDISKLNPNNNSHVNSTIANQLALYVTMYSPLQMAADLPENYNKFLDAFQFIKDVAVDWDKSMYLEAEPGNYITIARKAKGTNNWFVGNVNGKVSRESNISLDFLDKGKKYIATIYADAKDADYKTNPQEYTIKKMKVTNTSKLSLKSVEGGGYAISIVEE
- a CDS encoding MFS transporter, yielding MKPTKSILPVIVFCQFFCTSLWFAGNAVLNDLIESYDLKTSVIGDLTSAVQFGFIIGTLAFAILTISDRFSPSKVFLVCAILGASFNLGITIEHNQLWSILTFRFLTGFCLAGIYPVGMKIAADYYEKGLGKSLGYLVGALVLGTALPHLLKDLSSVYPWKSVIISTSVLASIGGILMFSLVPDGPFRKASHHLNLSAFFSVFKNQSFRSAAFGYFGHMWELYAFWTFVPFILKTYNDIHTHFNTNIPLVSFFIIAAGGLSCILGGYISKKIGSKKVAFLSLLLSCICCLLSPFLFSLNHHLFLLVILFWGMVVVSDSPQFSTLVATNVATEIKGTALTIVNCIGFAITIFSIQLITNLQNEINPKHLYIVLSIGPILGLIALTRNKEK
- the ygiD gene encoding 4,5-DOPA-extradiol-dioxygenase, which produces MTLKDLDKMTSTMNNTGKMPVLFLGHGSPMNAIEENEFVRNFRKLGQELTRPNAILCISAHWETRGTYVTAMQNPPTIHDFGGFPQALFDVEYPAPGSPELAQETKNIITKTEVGLDEKWGLDHGAWSVIKHLYPNADIPVIQMSIDYTQSPKYHYELAKQINKLRHKGVLIVGSGNMVHNLRMVAWNKLNEEYAYDWATEANEKMKSFILNNNHNSLINFRSQGKAFDLAIPTPEHYLPLLYALALKEEDEKVTLFNDKPVAGSLTMTSLKIDAL
- a CDS encoding YceI family protein, whose protein sequence is MSTTKWVIDPSHSEIGFKVKHLMISNVKGAFTNYEATIEGEDIFSSPVTVKIETASISTNNADRDTHLKSADFFDVENHEFMTFESKSLTKVDDDEYKLTGVLTIKGISKDVVLDVEYGGTNTDPWGNEKLALEITGKINRKDWGLNWNAALETGGVLVADEVKIAAEVQFTKQVS
- a CDS encoding helix-turn-helix domain-containing protein, giving the protein MNQLFQIFKVDALEAAKIAAQPDEPHNHDFEELLIGVEGELEHFIDFDSVTIKAPFITFITKGKMHRVIPKPVNGICDIWAIRFKSEFIPETTFQLYSLYHNQANLKLEDNYCFKRLITLSNMIFDETQQKNPNYGIIRQLLSVIFTMIEVERKKETSENNTLNKTENTTFKNFLSILEENYHRPLGVEFYAEKLFMSSRNLNIICQNIMEQSVSEIIETRKLIEAKNLLLSTNKTVSEIAFELGYNEGSYFSKVFKKKSGQSPGDFREEIQNALIS
- a CDS encoding SDR family oxidoreductase codes for the protein MKIGITGATGQLGTLVVEQLKKLGYNDNLVALVRSTDKAKSLGIEAREFDYDNPEILEKALNGIDRLVFISANEIGQRARQHKNVIDAAKKLNVKWIVYTSLLRADTSTLNLAGEHLNTEQELKNSGLNFTILRNGWYTENYTASVPSAIQNGGFIGSAGDGKISSAARLDYAEALAIVITNEEHKGKVFELAGDESYSLTDLAAELSKQTGKTIPYNNLPEEAYAGILLQVGLPEGLAKGLASWDVSASKGDLFDDNHQLSKLLGRPTTPLAKSISEVL